The stretch of DNA TAGCGTTTAGCGAGTTATAAAATGTGTAACTGCCATGGGAAAAAGGCGCTGGAGAAATCAGTAAAGTAATAATTACTTGGCAGCAAAACATACTGGGAAAAGTGGTGGGAAAGCTTTCACTTCTACCATCTGTCAGGCTTTCTAGAGAGAACAGCGCTAGCACCGAAACCAAGTGCTAATTGCTGCATATCCCAAGTAATTTGTATCATGCCATGCAATATGGATTGGACAAGCAGTATCTTCTAGTAAATGCCAACATCAAataaagagaggggggaaaaaagcttctcTATCCATCCCTAACAAATACCAAATTTACAATGTTATTCTCCATGTATTTATACAATCACCATTCAGCATTAACAAGAAGCAATCTAGACAGTGCCCACGAGAGGAGGGATGCACCCCACCATCCATTCCTTCAGATGTCAGAGAGACAAAGTCAtatgaaaggaacatttttttcctctctaaagggTTAGAACAACATTTATAATCTCTCTTTAAACAGTAATCCACAGTTCAACCAGTTCATCCACAGGGGAGTCAACATAACAAGGCAGAAGCAGAATAatgggtttattttctttaagtacAGGTTTACGCAAAATGGGTAACGGCTGAGGAGACAGTATCACCTCTGTGATCCAGCTGATCCTGGAGCCGTGCAAATTCAGCAAGTTCATTCAGTTCTTGAAATTGCCTGTCTGTTTTATGGCTCACCAGTGACCTGTAGAAGTGGACTGCAAACACAATGAAAATCAATCCAAAGGGAACCATAATAGACGTCGATGCAATGGCTGCTGCCTGTCCTGATGTGATGGTAGAACTGTTGCTCTGGAGGGGATGatcagttttcttctttaaaggaagAAACTTCACCCAACACAGTAACACCACCTCTGCAAGAAAGAGCAAAGTCCCGATGACAGTAGAAAATGCCCACGCGAGCTCAATGTGCCGATGCATACGCTCATGAGGAGATTCCTTTACAGAGTTGAGATTATGCACATTACTAACAGCCTCTATATTTGGAAGAATGCAGGTACTTATCATGAGTGCAAAAAGGTGAACTGCAACAAGGACAGTAGTACAGGCACTGAAGGCTATCAAGAGACCTGGAGGGTAGTCATGGTCTGCGTCTAGCTGAACTTCCACCATAGCCacctgaaaaggaaagaagagagagatttAATTACCTA from Rissa tridactyla isolate bRisTri1 chromosome 13, bRisTri1.patW.cur.20221130, whole genome shotgun sequence encodes:
- the ORAI1 gene encoding calcium release-activated calcium channel protein 1, yielding MSLNEHSMQALSWRKLYLSRAKLKASSRTSALLSGFAMVAMVEVQLDADHDYPPGLLIAFSACTTVLVAVHLFALMISTCILPNIEAVSNVHNLNSVKESPHERMHRHIELAWAFSTVIGTLLFLAEVVLLCWVKFLPLKKKTDHPLQSNSSTITSGQAAAIASTSIMVPFGLIFIVFAVHFYRSLVSHKTDRQFQELNELAEFARLQDQLDHRGDTVSSAVTHFA